A part of Magnetospirillum sp. ME-1 genomic DNA contains:
- a CDS encoding EAL domain-containing protein yields MSSGADILRLLIIEDNPGDQRLIEIELADAQPSWKVSCRATLGEALKDAPFHAFDCVLSDLGLPDASGIESVVRLKSWAPDKALVVLTSLDDERVAQEAIRAGAQDYVVKSDAGLTLLPRVIRHAIERQQAQTALEASHRTSQALLDASHDIAMLLDAEGRILTLNTEAEQYLNAQPDTLIGQSIFDLLPPGLAEHRRSFLDQALETGRTVQFEDTDGIHWFANRLLAVAGIEAGEHRLAMFSRDITSERATAAKLAEAKEEADFANRAKTEFMGRMSRDIRTPLNDVIGFAEMISAEMLGPLTQSGYREYADSILNSGSQILKLLDRITDVSMLESALLKDQASYRDLVELSPDLICVCVDGVIERINAAGLGMLRAPSATACEGKHFAEFIHPDYRAIFEGGLDTLYEEGHPLPVKVMTFAGRVRDVEMSAVPLRRESQNATLLVGRDTTEVTAAMRAVAAREHRIRAIMDTVLDGIVTIDEDGTILNANLSVERIFGHSLSELIGANVSVLMPEPDAGKHDGYIRNYLATGIGAIIGVGREVMGKRKDGSLFPVHLSISELRVEKRRLFTGTIRDLTENKQLAQRVAYLANHDPLTDLPNRTLLTDRLGQAIAMARNAGLQAAIITVDLDGFTTINDSMGHDVGNALLRETARRLAQAVQAGGTAARLAGDEFAVVVAQAHGMDEVTAQVDHIHDILNKPYTIHGTEMVVPVDMGVSVFPRDGDDALDLLRNAEMALHNVKRRSDQRKGYFDAAMSFAVTERMTLERSIKDALRAGQFEMFYQPQVRLSDYALIGAEALIRWRHPELGVITPDKFIPVAEETGLIVPMGSWVLRQACTQLRLWNDSGIDSLRLGVNISGRQFREADLADIVADCISETGVNARDLDLELTESMLMADGEGTLKLLRSLAKLGVTLSIDDFGTGYSSLAYLKRFPVDTVKIDRAFVRDLDQDEDGRVLVNAIISLAHSLSLKTIAEGVETETQAALLARHGCDEIQGYMIGRPMAVADFTTFAKGYRPRNPDRVAVLRAGQN; encoded by the coding sequence ATGAGTTCGGGCGCCGACATCTTGCGACTGCTGATCATCGAGGACAACCCTGGCGACCAGAGGTTGATCGAGATCGAATTGGCCGACGCCCAGCCCAGTTGGAAGGTGTCGTGCCGCGCCACCCTGGGCGAGGCGTTGAAGGACGCCCCGTTCCATGCCTTCGATTGCGTGCTCTCCGATCTCGGCCTGCCCGATGCGTCGGGCATCGAATCGGTGGTGCGGCTGAAGTCCTGGGCCCCCGACAAGGCGCTGGTGGTGCTGACCAGCCTGGACGACGAGCGCGTCGCCCAGGAGGCCATCCGGGCCGGCGCCCAGGATTACGTGGTCAAGTCCGATGCCGGCCTGACCCTGCTGCCCCGCGTCATTCGCCACGCCATCGAGCGCCAGCAGGCCCAGACCGCGCTGGAAGCCTCGCACCGCACGTCCCAGGCCCTGCTGGACGCCAGCCACGACATCGCCATGCTGCTGGATGCCGAGGGCCGCATCCTGACGCTGAACACCGAGGCGGAGCAGTACCTCAACGCCCAGCCCGACACCCTGATCGGCCAGAGCATCTTCGACCTGCTGCCCCCGGGATTGGCCGAGCATCGCCGCTCGTTCCTGGACCAGGCGCTGGAAACCGGGCGCACCGTCCAGTTCGAGGACACCGACGGCATCCACTGGTTCGCCAACCGCCTGCTGGCCGTAGCCGGGATCGAGGCGGGCGAGCACCGGCTGGCCATGTTCTCGCGCGATATCACCTCGGAACGCGCCACCGCCGCCAAACTGGCCGAGGCCAAGGAAGAGGCCGACTTCGCCAACCGCGCCAAGACCGAATTCATGGGCCGCATGAGCCGCGACATCCGCACGCCCTTGAACGACGTGATCGGCTTCGCCGAGATGATCTCGGCCGAGATGCTGGGCCCGCTGACCCAGAGCGGCTATCGCGAATACGCCGATTCCATCCTCAATTCCGGCAGCCAGATCCTGAAGCTGCTGGACCGCATCACCGACGTCTCCATGCTGGAATCGGCGCTGTTGAAGGACCAGGCGTCCTACCGCGATCTGGTGGAGCTGTCGCCCGACCTGATCTGCGTCTGCGTCGACGGGGTGATCGAGCGCATCAACGCCGCCGGGCTGGGCATGCTGCGCGCGCCGTCGGCGACGGCCTGCGAAGGCAAGCATTTCGCCGAGTTCATCCATCCCGACTACCGCGCCATCTTCGAGGGCGGCCTGGACACCCTGTACGAGGAGGGCCACCCCCTGCCGGTCAAGGTGATGACCTTCGCCGGACGGGTGCGCGACGTGGAGATGTCGGCGGTACCCCTGCGGCGCGAAAGCCAGAACGCCACCCTGCTGGTGGGGCGCGACACCACCGAGGTCACCGCCGCCATGCGGGCGGTGGCGGCGCGCGAACACCGCATCCGCGCCATCATGGATACGGTGCTGGACGGCATCGTCACCATCGACGAGGACGGCACCATCCTCAACGCCAACCTGTCGGTGGAACGCATCTTCGGCCATTCCCTGTCCGAACTGATCGGCGCCAACGTTTCAGTCCTGATGCCCGAGCCCGACGCCGGCAAGCATGACGGCTACATCAGGAACTATCTGGCCACCGGCATCGGCGCCATCATCGGCGTGGGGCGCGAGGTGATGGGCAAACGCAAGGACGGCTCGCTGTTCCCCGTCCACCTGTCCATCTCGGAACTGCGGGTGGAAAAGCGCCGGCTGTTCACCGGCACCATCCGCGACCTCACCGAGAACAAGCAGCTGGCGCAACGGGTAGCCTATCTGGCCAATCACGATCCGCTCACCGATCTTCCCAACCGCACCCTGCTCACCGACCGGCTGGGCCAGGCCATCGCCATGGCCCGCAACGCGGGCCTGCAGGCGGCCATCATCACCGTCGATCTGGACGGCTTCACCACCATCAACGATTCCATGGGCCACGACGTGGGCAACGCACTGCTGCGCGAGACGGCGCGGCGCCTGGCCCAGGCGGTGCAGGCCGGTGGAACCGCCGCCCGCCTGGCCGGCGACGAATTCGCCGTGGTGGTGGCCCAGGCCCACGGCATGGACGAGGTCACCGCCCAGGTCGACCACATCCACGACATCCTCAACAAGCCCTACACCATCCACGGCACCGAGATGGTGGTGCCGGTGGACATGGGCGTGTCGGTCTTCCCCCGGGACGGCGACGACGCCCTGGACCTGCTTCGCAACGCCGAGATGGCGCTGCACAACGTCAAGCGCCGCAGCGACCAGCGCAAGGGCTATTTCGACGCCGCCATGTCCTTCGCGGTGACCGAGCGCATGACGCTGGAGCGCTCCATCAAGGACGCGCTGCGGGCCGGCCAGTTCGAGATGTTCTACCAGCCGCAGGTCCGCCTGAGCGATTACGCCCTGATCGGGGCCGAGGCGCTGATCCGCTGGCGCCATCCCGAACTGGGCGTCATCACCCCCGACAAGTTCATTCCCGTCGCCGAGGAAACCGGGCTGATCGTCCCCATGGGCAGCTGGGTGCTGCGCCAGGCCTGCACCCAATTGCGCCTGTGGAACGATTCCGGCATCGACAGCCTGCGGCTCGGCGTCAACATCTCGGGCCGCCAGTTCCGCGAGGCCGATCTGGCCGACATCGTCGCCGACTGCATTTCCGAGACCGGCGTCAACGCCAGGGATCTGGACCTGGAACTGACCGAGAGCATGCTGATGGCCGATGGCGAGGGGACGCTGAAGCTGCTGCGCTCGCTGGCCAAGCTGGGCGTGACGCTCTCCATCGACGATTTCGGCACCGGCTATTCCTCGCTGGCCTATCTGAAGCGGTTCCCGGTGGATACCGTGAAGATCGACCGCGCCTTCGTGCGCGACCTGGACCAGGACGAGGACGGCCGCGTGCTGGTCAACGCCATCATCTCCCTGGCCCATTCGCTGTCGCTGAAGACCATCGCCGAGGGTGTCGAGACCGAGACCCAGGCGGCGCTGCTGGCGCGGCACGGCTGCGACGAGATTCAGGGCTACATGATCGGCCGGCCCATGGCCGTCGCCGACTTCACCACCTTCGCCAAGGGTTACCGCCCGCGCAACCCGGACAGGGTCGCCGTGCTGCGGGCGGGACAGAATTGA
- a CDS encoding response regulator: MSGTVVVVEDNAMNMKLLEQALTIAGYTTVKSSDGDGLVDLAAGSGAGVILMDIQLPKYSGIDLLKQLRSDDRTKGVPVVAVTAFADPDSVAGFMEEGFNQVITKPISIRKLLDEVARYCGGE; this comes from the coding sequence ATGAGCGGTACCGTCGTCGTCGTTGAAGACAACGCGATGAACATGAAGCTCCTGGAACAGGCGCTGACCATCGCGGGCTACACCACCGTCAAGTCGTCGGATGGCGACGGGCTGGTCGATCTGGCGGCCGGCAGCGGGGCGGGCGTCATCCTGATGGACATCCAGTTGCCCAAGTATTCCGGCATCGACCTCTTGAAGCAGCTTCGCTCCGACGACCGCACCAAGGGTGTGCCGGTCGTGGCGGTCACCGCCTTCGCCGACCCGGATTCCGTGGCCGGATTCATGGAGGAAGGCTTCAACCAGGTGATCACCAAGCCCATCTCCATCCGCAAGCTGCTGGACGAAGTGGCGCGCTATTGCGGCGGAGAGTGA
- a CDS encoding TAXI family TRAP transporter solute-binding subunit, which yields MPARLPERAIRFIFAAALLLCLGGGPAAAQDIRFFQIGTGPTGETRFAFGGLIANAISNPPGSRECDKGGSCGVPGMVAVAKSTGGAISNIEAIAAKRLDAALVQADIAYWAYHGTGIYKGKGAVQNLRAIAMLYPESLHLVARKDARIHSVKDLKGKRVSLGDKDSGELVHGRLLLAAFGMTESQFKQSFLKPGPAADSMAAGQLDAMLVVDGMPVPIIAELAQRTDIVLVPLAGPEVDRMRSTYPFFSASSIPAETYKGIEGEVKTLDVGVVLVTGAERPNDLIYGVTRALWHPNTRKLLTESHPRGKLVNLSAAGLDKLGIQLHGGASAYYFDAGVTH from the coding sequence GTGCCTGCAAGACTGCCCGAGCGTGCCATCCGCTTCATCTTCGCCGCCGCCCTGCTGCTCTGCTTGGGGGGCGGGCCGGCGGCGGCGCAGGATATCCGCTTCTTCCAGATCGGCACCGGCCCGACCGGCGAGACGCGCTTCGCCTTCGGCGGCCTGATCGCCAACGCCATCAGCAACCCGCCCGGCTCGCGCGAGTGCGACAAGGGCGGCTCGTGCGGGGTGCCGGGCATGGTGGCGGTGGCCAAGTCCACCGGCGGCGCCATCTCCAATATCGAGGCCATCGCGGCCAAACGGCTCGACGCCGCCCTGGTCCAGGCCGACATCGCCTATTGGGCCTATCACGGCACCGGCATCTACAAGGGCAAGGGCGCGGTGCAGAACCTGCGGGCCATCGCCATGCTCTATCCGGAAAGCCTGCATCTGGTGGCCCGCAAGGATGCCAGGATCCATTCGGTCAAGGACCTCAAGGGCAAGCGGGTGTCCCTGGGCGACAAGGATTCGGGCGAACTGGTTCACGGTCGCCTGCTGCTGGCCGCCTTCGGCATGACCGAAAGCCAGTTCAAGCAGAGCTTCCTCAAACCCGGCCCCGCCGCCGATTCCATGGCCGCCGGGCAGCTGGACGCCATGCTGGTGGTGGACGGAATGCCGGTGCCCATCATCGCCGAACTGGCCCAGCGCACCGACATCGTGCTGGTCCCCCTGGCCGGCCCGGAAGTGGACAGGATGCGGTCCACCTATCCCTTCTTCTCGGCGTCCTCCATCCCGGCCGAGACCTACAAGGGCATCGAGGGCGAGGTGAAGACCCTGGACGTGGGCGTGGTGCTGGTCACCGGCGCCGAACGGCCCAACGACCTGATCTACGGCGTCACCCGCGCGCTCTGGCATCCCAACACCCGGAAACTGCTGACCGAAAGCCACCCGCGCGGCAAGCTGGTCAACCTGTCGGCCGCCGGCCTGGACAAGCTGGGCATCCAATTGCACGGCGGCGCCTCGGCCTATTATTTCGACGCCGGAGTCACTCACTGA
- a CDS encoding DNA polymerase III subunit gamma/tau — protein sequence MSETATNDSRGPTPYRVLARKYRPTDFAGLIGQEAMVRTLSNAIRTGRLAHAFVLTGVRGVGKTTTARIIARALNCVGPDGKGGPTIDPCGQCEHCRAIAEDRHVDILEMDAASRTGVNDIREIIEGVRYRPTSARFKVYIIDEVHMLSTAAFNALLKTLEEPPEHVKFVFATTEIRKIPVTVLSRCQRFDLRRVEMEVLAQHFEGIAAKEQAEIEAAALKLIARAADGSVRDGLSLLDQAISHGAGAVTEAQVRDMLGLADRARVFDLLDAIMKGDVATALDQITDQYAAGADPAVVLQDMLELVHWLTRLKVTPDAADQLGASETERVKGAEMAKALSLAALTRAWQMLLKGLGETRGAPNPLQAAEMAVVRLAYAAELPTPAELVEQLRANPPPPPAPRGPGGGGGGGGGFGGGGGADAVSGHHVGGGPVHGPATALKLQPAPAAETVALPAMPADFAAVVALFSERREGLIAVQLRTQVNLVSFAAGRIEWRQNGTAGSDLAPKTARLLSEWTGRRWTVSVNSTDPAQPTLAEQEASAELRRRQDAAEMPLVKAVLAAFPGASIEAVRDLGTEEDLLPAPAPVEDPEAIADDELIPGEEDL from the coding sequence ATGAGCGAGACCGCCACCAACGATTCTCGGGGCCCCACGCCCTATCGCGTCCTGGCCCGCAAGTACCGGCCCACCGACTTCGCCGGTCTGATCGGGCAGGAGGCCATGGTCCGCACCCTGTCAAACGCCATCCGGACCGGGCGCCTGGCCCATGCCTTCGTGCTGACCGGGGTGCGCGGCGTGGGCAAGACCACCACGGCCCGCATCATCGCCCGCGCACTCAACTGCGTCGGCCCCGACGGCAAGGGCGGCCCCACCATCGACCCTTGCGGCCAGTGCGAGCATTGCCGCGCCATCGCCGAGGATCGTCACGTCGACATCCTGGAGATGGACGCCGCCAGCCGCACCGGCGTCAACGACATCCGCGAGATCATCGAGGGCGTGCGCTACCGCCCCACCTCGGCGCGCTTCAAGGTCTACATCATCGACGAGGTCCACATGCTGTCCACGGCGGCGTTCAACGCGCTGCTGAAGACGCTGGAGGAGCCGCCGGAACACGTGAAGTTCGTGTTCGCCACCACCGAGATCCGCAAGATCCCCGTCACCGTCCTGTCGCGCTGCCAGCGCTTCGACCTGCGTCGCGTCGAGATGGAGGTGCTGGCCCAGCACTTCGAAGGCATCGCCGCCAAGGAACAGGCCGAGATCGAGGCGGCGGCGCTGAAGCTGATCGCGCGCGCCGCCGACGGTTCGGTGCGTGACGGACTGTCGCTCCTGGACCAGGCCATCAGCCACGGGGCCGGCGCGGTGACCGAGGCCCAGGTGCGCGACATGCTGGGCCTGGCCGACCGCGCCCGGGTCTTCGACCTCTTGGACGCCATCATGAAGGGCGACGTGGCCACGGCGCTGGACCAGATCACCGACCAGTACGCCGCCGGCGCCGACCCGGCGGTGGTGCTCCAAGACATGCTGGAGCTGGTCCACTGGCTGACCCGCCTGAAAGTCACCCCCGACGCCGCCGACCAGCTGGGCGCGTCCGAGACCGAGCGGGTCAAGGGCGCCGAGATGGCCAAAGCACTGTCTCTGGCGGCGCTCACCCGCGCCTGGCAGATGCTGCTCAAAGGTCTGGGCGAGACACGGGGCGCCCCCAACCCCTTGCAGGCCGCCGAGATGGCGGTGGTGCGCCTGGCCTATGCCGCCGAGCTGCCAACCCCGGCCGAACTGGTCGAGCAATTGCGCGCCAATCCCCCCCCGCCCCCCGCCCCGCGCGGCCCCGGCGGCGGTGGCGGAGGTGGTGGCGGCTTTGGTGGTGGCGGCGGAGCCGACGCCGTCTCCGGCCATCATGTGGGCGGCGGCCCGGTACACGGCCCGGCCACCGCGCTCAAGCTTCAGCCGGCCCCCGCCGCCGAGACGGTGGCGCTGCCCGCCATGCCCGCCGATTTCGCCGCAGTGGTGGCGCTGTTCTCCGAGCGGCGCGAAGGCCTGATCGCCGTGCAGCTTAGGACCCAGGTCAATCTGGTCTCCTTCGCCGCCGGCCGCATCGAGTGGCGCCAAAACGGCACCGCCGGTTCCGACCTCGCGCCCAAGACCGCCCGCCTGCTGTCGGAATGGACCGGACGGCGCTGGACGGTGTCGGTCAATTCCACCGACCCGGCCCAGCCGACGCTCGCCGAGCAGGAGGCATCGGCCGAATTGCGCCGCCGCCAGGACGCGGCCGAAATGCCGCTGGTCAAGGCGGTGCTGGCCGCCTTCCCCGGCGCCAGCATCGAGGCGGTGCGCGACCTTGGCACCGAAGAGGATCTGCTGCCCGCGCCCGCGCCGGTCGAAGACCCCGAGGCCATCGCCGACGACGAACTGATCCCTGGAGAGGAAGATCTATGA
- a CDS encoding YbaB/EbfC family nucleoid-associated protein: MKNLGNLMKQAQQMQSKMAEMQATMAEMEVTGSAGAGMLQVTLNGKYELKKVKIDPSLVDPSDVEVLEDLILAAFNDAKTKAETAMADEMAKLTGGLNLPPGFKLPF; this comes from the coding sequence ATGAAGAACCTTGGCAACCTGATGAAGCAGGCCCAGCAGATGCAGTCCAAGATGGCCGAGATGCAGGCCACCATGGCCGAGATGGAAGTCACCGGCTCGGCCGGGGCCGGCATGCTGCAGGTGACGCTGAACGGCAAGTACGAGCTGAAGAAGGTCAAGATCGACCCGTCCCTGGTGGACCCCAGCGACGTCGAGGTGCTGGAAGACCTGATCCTGGCCGCCTTCAACGACGCCAAGACCAAGGCCGAGACCGCCATGGCCGACGAGATGGCCAAGCTGACCGGCGGGCTGAACCTGCCGCCCGGCTTCAAGCTGCCGTTCTGA
- the recR gene encoding recombination mediator RecR produces the protein MVGPEIERLIQLLSRLPGLGPRSARRAALRLVEKRESLLVPLGQAMAEAAAKVRTCSTCGNFDTIDPCAICADHRRDSSLLCVVEDVAGLWAMERTGSFRGRYAVLGGLLSALDGIGPDDLGIDSLVARALDPAVTEVILATPATVEGQTTAHYVAERLAGCNVTVSGLAHGVPVGGELDHLDDGTITAALRARRVF, from the coding sequence ATGGTCGGCCCCGAGATCGAGCGCCTGATCCAACTTCTTTCGCGGTTGCCGGGGCTGGGCCCACGCTCGGCTCGGCGCGCCGCCCTGCGGCTGGTGGAAAAGCGCGAGAGCCTGCTGGTGCCCTTGGGCCAGGCCATGGCCGAGGCCGCCGCCAAGGTGCGCACCTGCTCGACTTGCGGCAATTTCGACACCATCGATCCTTGCGCCATCTGCGCCGACCACCGCCGGGATTCCTCGCTGCTCTGCGTGGTCGAGGACGTGGCCGGGCTATGGGCCATGGAGCGTACCGGCAGCTTCAGGGGCCGCTACGCCGTCCTCGGCGGCCTGTTGTCCGCCCTGGACGGCATCGGCCCCGATGATCTGGGCATCGACTCCCTGGTGGCCCGCGCCCTTGATCCGGCCGTCACCGAGGTGATCCTCGCCACCCCGGCCACGGTGGAGGGCCAGACCACCGCCCATTACGTGGCCGAGCGGCTGGCCGGGTGCAACGTCACCGTCTCGGGCCTTGCCCACGGCGTGCCGGTGGGCGGCGAGCTGGACCACCTGGACGACGGCACCATCACCGCGGCGCTGCGGGCGCGGCGGGTGTTTTAG
- a CDS encoding glutathione S-transferase family protein yields the protein MSLTLVVGTKRWSSWSLRPFLSLMATGAPFREVLIELRQPDTKEKILQWSPSGKIPMLEDGGVKVWDSLAICEYLAERFPEAKLWPESREARAHARSISAEMHSGFVPLRSTCPMDVVEDQVLAEIPDDVKADVARIDAIWTDCRARFGQGGPFLFGAFTNADAMYAPVVTRIRTYSLPVGPVASAYCDAVMALPAMQAWIKEAKVAGG from the coding sequence ATGTCACTCACCCTCGTCGTCGGCACCAAGCGCTGGTCCTCCTGGTCACTGCGGCCCTTCCTGTCCTTGATGGCCACGGGCGCCCCCTTCCGCGAAGTTCTGATCGAGCTGCGCCAGCCCGACACCAAGGAAAAGATTCTCCAATGGTCGCCGTCGGGCAAGATCCCCATGCTGGAGGACGGCGGCGTCAAGGTCTGGGACTCGCTTGCCATCTGCGAATATCTGGCCGAACGCTTCCCCGAGGCCAAATTATGGCCCGAAAGCCGCGAGGCCCGCGCCCATGCCCGTTCCATTTCGGCGGAGATGCATTCGGGTTTCGTCCCGCTGCGCTCCACCTGCCCCATGGATGTGGTGGAGGATCAGGTTCTGGCCGAGATTCCCGATGACGTGAAAGCCGACGTGGCCCGCATCGACGCCATCTGGACCGACTGCCGCGCCCGCTTCGGCCAGGGCGGCCCCTTCCTGTTCGGCGCCTTCACCAACGCCGATGCCATGTACGCCCCCGTGGTGACGCGCATCCGCACCTACAGCCTGCCGGTGGGGCCGGTGGCCAGCGCCTATTGCGACGCGGTCATGGCCCTTCCGGCCATGCAGGCCTGGATCAAGGAGGCCAAGGTGGCGGGGGGGTGA
- a CDS encoding leucyl aminopeptidase family protein, which translates to MLEQLVEAEDGATDLIALRKGELAGWLDGQPEGVRRWVDQSGFKAESGAVCLLPGENGVLAAVLAGLPDEDDPWAFAHFPAKLPARAYRLSRPLSAADSGRAALAWALSAYSFDRYKARKGPKQGGLPRLVWPEGADRARVARDVEAFALVRDLINTPASDMGPAELAAAADALAARFGAKCRVIVGDGLLAENYPAIHAVGRGAAQNRRPRLIDLRWGDELAPKVTLVGKGVCFDTGGLDLKPSSNMKLMKKDMGGAAHVLGLAAMIMAAGLKLRLRVLIPAVENSVSGESMRPLDVLSTRKGLTVEVGNTDAEGRLILADALAEAAAEKPALLIDIATLTGAARSALGTDLPALFSNNDLLASDLLRNGEAEGEPLWRLPLHKPYRRMIESKVADLCNATDSPHAGAITAALFLQEFVEPDIIWAHLDIMAWNGAPRPGRPEGGEALALRALFATIAQRVSG; encoded by the coding sequence GTGCTGGAGCAACTGGTCGAGGCCGAGGATGGGGCGACGGATCTGATCGCCCTGCGCAAGGGTGAACTGGCCGGCTGGCTGGACGGCCAGCCCGAGGGCGTGCGCCGCTGGGTGGATCAGAGCGGCTTCAAGGCCGAGTCCGGCGCCGTCTGCCTGCTGCCGGGGGAAAACGGCGTACTGGCCGCCGTCCTGGCCGGGCTGCCCGACGAGGACGATCCTTGGGCCTTCGCCCACTTCCCCGCCAAACTGCCCGCCCGCGCCTATCGCCTGTCCAGGCCGCTGTCCGCCGCGGATTCGGGGCGCGCAGCCCTGGCCTGGGCGCTGTCCGCCTATTCCTTCGACCGCTACAAGGCGCGCAAGGGCCCAAAACAAGGAGGCCTGCCCCGTCTGGTGTGGCCCGAGGGCGCCGACCGCGCCCGGGTGGCGCGCGACGTCGAGGCCTTCGCCCTGGTGCGCGACCTGATCAACACTCCCGCCTCGGACATGGGACCGGCGGAACTGGCGGCCGCCGCCGATGCCCTGGCCGCGCGCTTCGGCGCCAAGTGCCGGGTGATCGTCGGCGACGGATTGCTGGCCGAGAACTACCCCGCCATCCATGCGGTGGGACGCGGCGCGGCGCAAAATCGCCGCCCCCGCCTGATCGACCTGCGCTGGGGCGACGAGCTCGCCCCCAAGGTCACCCTGGTGGGCAAGGGGGTGTGCTTCGACACCGGCGGGCTGGATTTGAAGCCGTCCTCCAACATGAAGCTGATGAAGAAGGACATGGGCGGCGCCGCCCATGTGCTGGGTCTGGCGGCCATGATCATGGCCGCCGGGCTGAAGCTCAGGCTGCGGGTGCTGATCCCGGCGGTGGAGAACTCGGTGTCGGGCGAATCCATGCGGCCGCTGGACGTGCTTTCCACCCGCAAGGGCCTGACGGTGGAGGTGGGCAACACCGACGCCGAGGGACGCCTGATCCTCGCCGACGCCCTGGCCGAGGCGGCGGCCGAGAAGCCCGCCTTGCTGATCGACATCGCCACGCTGACCGGCGCGGCGCGCAGCGCTCTCGGCACCGACCTGCCGGCCCTGTTCAGCAACAACGACCTGCTGGCCAGCGATTTACTGAGGAACGGCGAGGCCGAGGGCGAGCCCCTGTGGCGCCTGCCGCTCCATAAACCCTATCGCCGCATGATCGAATCCAAGGTGGCCGATCTCTGCAACGCCACGGATTCCCCCCATGCCGGGGCCATCACCGCCGCCCTGTTCCTGCAGGAATTCGTCGAGCCCGACATCATCTGGGCCCATCTGGACATCATGGCCTGGAACGGCGCGCCCCGCCCCGGACGGCCCGAGGGCGGCGAGGCCCTGGCGCTGCGCGCCCTGTTCGCCACCATCGCCCAGCGGGTGTCGGGCTAA
- a CDS encoding TrkH family potassium uptake protein — protein MIDIRPVLFVNGVLLLVLALAMGIPALVDLSAGDVDWKVFAVSSMVTAFAGLALTFGTSTKGRPALSARQAFMLTTLAWITTAAFAALPFAFSNLRLSPTDAVFEAMSGLTTTGATVIVGLDHAPRGILIWRALLNWLGGIGIIIMAVAILPLLRIGGMQVFRMETSDRTDTIKPRITQVATSITLVYVVFTALAALAFWAAGMGRFDAVCHAMAAISTGGFSTSDTKLAHWSTAVQWVAIFAMMVGGSSFVLWTGPWRRGRPRIMDDAQAHWYLMFIGTAAGVMALWQWAVNDMSFGVAVRHAAFNVVSTVTTTGFVSTDYGAWGGFAHVVFFILVFIGGCTGSTAGGVKIFRWELLFALAGIHLKRLLHPHGIFVIHYNQRPIAPAVLDSVQGFVVMYFFTFALFALALSMVGVDFLTALSGSAAALANAGPGIGDVIGPFGSYRPLPDAAKWILAAEMMLGRLELFTVAVLFSRSYWRE, from the coding sequence TTGATCGACATCCGGCCGGTTCTCTTCGTCAACGGCGTGCTGCTGCTGGTGCTGGCCTTGGCCATGGGCATCCCGGCCCTGGTCGATCTGTCGGCCGGCGACGTGGACTGGAAGGTCTTCGCGGTTTCCTCGATGGTGACCGCCTTTGCCGGACTGGCCCTGACCTTCGGCACCAGCACGAAGGGACGCCCCGCCCTGTCGGCGCGCCAGGCCTTCATGCTGACCACGCTGGCCTGGATCACCACGGCGGCCTTCGCGGCGCTGCCTTTCGCCTTCTCCAACCTGCGCCTGTCGCCCACCGACGCCGTGTTCGAGGCCATGAGCGGCCTGACCACCACCGGAGCCACGGTGATCGTCGGCCTGGACCATGCGCCCCGCGGCATCCTGATCTGGCGCGCTTTGCTCAACTGGCTGGGGGGCATCGGCATCATCATCATGGCGGTGGCCATCCTGCCCTTGCTGCGCATCGGCGGCATGCAGGTGTTCCGCATGGAGACCTCGGACCGCACCGACACCATCAAGCCGCGCATCACCCAGGTGGCCACCTCCATCACCCTGGTCTACGTGGTGTTCACCGCCCTGGCCGCCCTGGCCTTCTGGGCGGCGGGCATGGGTCGCTTCGACGCCGTCTGCCACGCCATGGCCGCCATCAGCACCGGCGGCTTCTCCACCTCGGACACCAAGCTGGCCCATTGGAGCACCGCCGTGCAGTGGGTGGCCATCTTCGCCATGATGGTGGGCGGTTCCAGCTTCGTGCTGTGGACCGGCCCCTGGCGCCGGGGCCGCCCGCGCATCATGGACGACGCCCAGGCCCACTGGTACCTGATGTTCATCGGCACCGCCGCCGGCGTGATGGCGCTCTGGCAATGGGCGGTCAACGACATGAGCTTTGGCGTGGCCGTCCGCCATGCCGCCTTCAACGTGGTGTCCACCGTCACCACCACCGGCTTCGTCTCCACCGATTACGGCGCCTGGGGCGGCTTCGCCCATGTGGTGTTCTTCATCCTGGTGTTCATCGGCGGCTGCACCGGCTCCACCGCCGGGGGCGTGAAGATCTTCCGCTGGGAATTGCTGTTCGCCCTGGCCGGCATCCACCTGAAGCGCCTTTTGCACCCCCACGGAATTTTCGTCATCCACTACAACCAGCGCCCCATCGCACCGGCCGTCCTCGATTCGGTGCAGGGCTTCGTGGTGATGTATTTCTTCACCTTCGCCCTGTTCGCCTTGGCCTTAAGCATGGTGGGCGTCGACTTCCTGACGGCGCTGTCGGGCTCGGCCGCCGCCCTGGCCAATGCCGGCCCGGGAATCGGGGACGTGATCGGCCCCTTCGGCAGCTACCGCCCCCTGCCCGACGCCGCCAAGTGGATCCTGGCCGCCGAAATGATGCTGGGCCGCCTGGAACTGTTCACCGTGGCGGTGCTGTTCTCGCGCAGCTATTGGCGGGAGTAG